A stretch of Sebastes fasciatus isolate fSebFas1 chromosome 19, fSebFas1.pri, whole genome shotgun sequence DNA encodes these proteins:
- the dnajc21 gene encoding dnaJ homolog subfamily C member 21 isoform X3 — translation MKCHYEILGVKRDAGDDDLKKAYRKLALKWHPDKNLDNSDDAAEQFKLIQAAYDVLSDPQERAWYDNHRDALMKGGVSGDYEDDSIDLLQYFTVTCYSGFGDDEKGFYVVYRNLFESIVKEEMEQGKVDDDEDEEEFPPFGDSQSDYDSVTHVFYGYWQSFCTRKNFAWKEEYDTRQASNRWVKRAMEKDNKKTREKARKERNELVRQLVAFVRKRDRRVLAHRKLVEEQNAEKIKKVEELRRKQKLSQAKLAEEYKEQSWAAMSELEKELQQIEAQYGEEFGDASESEEEENSEEGGDADQPDGDKLTIDDYYDDLYCPACDKSFKSDKAMKNHEKSKKHREMVALLRQQLKEEDDSLGLNGKEGRAEENGQEDEEEEDEEEDKPRQKLSKKQKRKKKQQKVVQSAPVVEEVEEVEEKPIATTCEEDAPEKSEDTTEPEKQDDPPPTEVKSSSGKTKGKKGGGKDKPKSVKSNTAEEQIPEKEVNLRCVTCDTEFSTRNKLFDHLKSSGHSIALSASAPHCSVNKSKKEKKKNR, via the exons ATGAAGTGTCACTACGAGATATTGGGTGTGAAACGAGACGCAGGAGACGATGATCTGAAGAAAGCTTATCGAAAATTAGCTTTGAAGTGGCATCCAG ATAAAAACTTGGACAATTCTGATGATGCGGCGGAGCAGTTCAAGCTGATTCAGGCAGCTTATGATGTCCTGAGTGATCCGCAGGAGAGAGCTTG GTATGACAATCACAGGGATGCTCTGATGAAAGGAGGAGTCAGTGGAGATTATGAAGATGACAGCATTGACCTTCTGCAGTACTTCACGGTCACCTGCTACTCCGGCTTTGGAGATGACGAGAAG GGCTTTTACGTAGTCTACAGGAATCTCTTTGAGTCCATCGTTaaggaggagatggagcagGGCAAGGTGGACGATGAcgaagatgaggaggagtttCCTCCCTTTGGAGACTCTCAGAGTGACTATGATAGC GTGACGCACGTGTTTTACGGCTACTGGCAGAGCTTCTGCACTCGTAAAAACTTCGCCTGGAAGGAGGAGTACGACACAAGGCAGGCCTCCAACCGCTGGGTGAAAAGGGCCATGGAGAAGGACAACAAGAAGACCAGAGAGAAGGCGCGAAAGGAGCGCAACGAGCTCGTGCGACAACTCGTCGCTTTCGTCCGCAAGCGCGACCGCCGCGTGCTGGCCCACAGGAAGCTGGTGGAAGAGCAGAACGCCGAGAAGATCAAGAAGGTGGAGGAGCTGAGGCGGAAGCAGAAGCTCAGCCAGGCCAA ACTGGCAGAGGAGTACAAGGAGCAGAGCTGGGCGGCTATGTCTGAACTGgagaaggagctgcagcagataGAGGCTCAGTATGGAGAGGAGTTTGGAGATGCATCAGAGAGTGAGGAAGAAGAGAACAGCgaagagggaggag ATGCAGACCAGCCCGATGGAGACAAACTGACAattgatgattattatgatgatctGTACTGCCCAGCCTGTGACAAATCCTTCAAATCAGATAAAGC tatgaaaaatcatgaaaaatcCAAAAAGCATCGGGAGATGGTGGCGTTGCTACGGCAACAGCTGAAGGAAGAAGACGATTCCCTTGGTCTGAACGGAAAGGAGGGAAGAGCAGAGGAAAATGGacaggaagacgaggaggaggaagatgaggaggaagacaaGCCTAGACAAAA GCTGTCCAAGAagcaaaagaggaaaaagaaacagCAGAAAGTAGTACAG AGTGctccagtggtggaggaagtggaggaggtagaggagaaaCCAATAGCGACCACCTGCGAGGAAGATGCCCCCGAGAAGTCAGAGGACACTACAGAGCCTGAGAAGCAGGACGATCCACCTCCCACAGAAGTCAAGAG CAGCTCTGGGAAgacaaaaggaaagaaaggaggaggaaaagacaAACCGAAGAGTGTCAAGTCAAACACGGCAGAAGAACAGATTCCTGAG AAGGAAGTAAACCTCCGCTGTGTGACCTGCGACACAGAGTTCTCCACAAGAAACAAGTTGTTCGACCATCTGAAGAGCAGCGGTCACTCCATCGCTCTCTCCGCAAGTGCTCCTCACTGCTCCGTGAACAAGagcaaaaaagagaagaagaagaacagatAG
- the dnajc21 gene encoding dnaJ homolog subfamily C member 21 isoform X4 produces MKCHYEILGVKRDAGDDDLKKAYRKLALKWHPDKNLDNSDDAAEQFKLIQAAYDVLSDPQERAWYDNHRDALMKGGVSGDYEDDSIDLLQYFTVTCYSGFGDDEKGFYVVYRNLFESIVKEEMEQGKVDDDEDEEEFPPFGDSQSDYDSVTHVFYGYWQSFCTRKNFAWKEEYDTRQASNRWVKRAMEKDNKKTREKARKERNELVRQLVAFVRKRDRRVLAHRKLVEEQNAEKIKKVEELRRKQKLSQAKLAEEYKEQSWAAMSELEKELQQIEAQYGEEFGDASESEEEENSEEGGDADQPDGDKLTIDDYYDDLYCPACDKSFKSDKAMKNHEKSKKHREMVALLRQQLKEEDDSLGLNGKEGRAEENGQEDEEEEDEEEDKPRQKLSKKQKRKKKQQKVVQSAPVVEEVEEVEEKPIATTCEEDAPEKSEDTTEPEKQDDPPPTEVKSSGKTKGKKGGGKDKPKSVKSNTAEEQIPEKEVNLRCVTCDTEFSTRNKLFDHLKSSGHSIALSASAPHCSVNKSKKEKKKNR; encoded by the exons ATGAAGTGTCACTACGAGATATTGGGTGTGAAACGAGACGCAGGAGACGATGATCTGAAGAAAGCTTATCGAAAATTAGCTTTGAAGTGGCATCCAG ATAAAAACTTGGACAATTCTGATGATGCGGCGGAGCAGTTCAAGCTGATTCAGGCAGCTTATGATGTCCTGAGTGATCCGCAGGAGAGAGCTTG GTATGACAATCACAGGGATGCTCTGATGAAAGGAGGAGTCAGTGGAGATTATGAAGATGACAGCATTGACCTTCTGCAGTACTTCACGGTCACCTGCTACTCCGGCTTTGGAGATGACGAGAAG GGCTTTTACGTAGTCTACAGGAATCTCTTTGAGTCCATCGTTaaggaggagatggagcagGGCAAGGTGGACGATGAcgaagatgaggaggagtttCCTCCCTTTGGAGACTCTCAGAGTGACTATGATAGC GTGACGCACGTGTTTTACGGCTACTGGCAGAGCTTCTGCACTCGTAAAAACTTCGCCTGGAAGGAGGAGTACGACACAAGGCAGGCCTCCAACCGCTGGGTGAAAAGGGCCATGGAGAAGGACAACAAGAAGACCAGAGAGAAGGCGCGAAAGGAGCGCAACGAGCTCGTGCGACAACTCGTCGCTTTCGTCCGCAAGCGCGACCGCCGCGTGCTGGCCCACAGGAAGCTGGTGGAAGAGCAGAACGCCGAGAAGATCAAGAAGGTGGAGGAGCTGAGGCGGAAGCAGAAGCTCAGCCAGGCCAA ACTGGCAGAGGAGTACAAGGAGCAGAGCTGGGCGGCTATGTCTGAACTGgagaaggagctgcagcagataGAGGCTCAGTATGGAGAGGAGTTTGGAGATGCATCAGAGAGTGAGGAAGAAGAGAACAGCgaagagggaggag ATGCAGACCAGCCCGATGGAGACAAACTGACAattgatgattattatgatgatctGTACTGCCCAGCCTGTGACAAATCCTTCAAATCAGATAAAGC tatgaaaaatcatgaaaaatcCAAAAAGCATCGGGAGATGGTGGCGTTGCTACGGCAACAGCTGAAGGAAGAAGACGATTCCCTTGGTCTGAACGGAAAGGAGGGAAGAGCAGAGGAAAATGGacaggaagacgaggaggaggaagatgaggaggaagacaaGCCTAGACAAAA GCTGTCCAAGAagcaaaagaggaaaaagaaacagCAGAAAGTAGTACAG AGTGctccagtggtggaggaagtggaggaggtagaggagaaaCCAATAGCGACCACCTGCGAGGAAGATGCCCCCGAGAAGTCAGAGGACACTACAGAGCCTGAGAAGCAGGACGATCCACCTCCCACAGAAGTCAAGAG CTCTGGGAAgacaaaaggaaagaaaggaggaggaaaagacaAACCGAAGAGTGTCAAGTCAAACACGGCAGAAGAACAGATTCCTGAG AAGGAAGTAAACCTCCGCTGTGTGACCTGCGACACAGAGTTCTCCACAAGAAACAAGTTGTTCGACCATCTGAAGAGCAGCGGTCACTCCATCGCTCTCTCCGCAAGTGCTCCTCACTGCTCCGTGAACAAGagcaaaaaagagaagaagaagaacagatAG
- the dnajc21 gene encoding dnaJ homolog subfamily C member 21 isoform X2 has translation MKCHYEILGVKRDAGDDDLKKAYRKLALKWHPDKNLDNSDDAAEQFKLIQAAYDVLSDPQERAWYDNHRDALMKGGVSGDYEDDSIDLLQYFTVTCYSGFGDDEKGFYVVYRNLFESIVKEEMEQGKVDDDEDEEEFPPFGDSQSDYDSVTHVFYGYWQSFCTRKNFAWKEEYDTRQASNRWVKRAMEKDNKKTREKARKERNELVRQLVAFVRKRDRRVLAHRKLVEEQNAEKIKKVEELRRKQKLSQAKLAEEYKEQSWAAMSELEKELQQIEAQYGEEFGDASESEEEENSEEGGDADQPDGDKLTIDDYYDDLYCPACDKSFKSDKAMKNHEKSKKHREMVALLRQQLKEEDDSLGLNGKEGRAEENGQEDEEEEDEEEDKPRQKLSKKQKRKKKQQKVVQQSAPVVEEVEEVEEKPIATTCEEDAPEKSEDTTEPEKQDDPPPTEVKSSGKTKGKKGGGKDKPKSVKSNTAEEQIPEKEVNLRCVTCDTEFSTRNKLFDHLKSSGHSIALSASAPHCSVNKSKKEKKKNR, from the exons ATGAAGTGTCACTACGAGATATTGGGTGTGAAACGAGACGCAGGAGACGATGATCTGAAGAAAGCTTATCGAAAATTAGCTTTGAAGTGGCATCCAG ATAAAAACTTGGACAATTCTGATGATGCGGCGGAGCAGTTCAAGCTGATTCAGGCAGCTTATGATGTCCTGAGTGATCCGCAGGAGAGAGCTTG GTATGACAATCACAGGGATGCTCTGATGAAAGGAGGAGTCAGTGGAGATTATGAAGATGACAGCATTGACCTTCTGCAGTACTTCACGGTCACCTGCTACTCCGGCTTTGGAGATGACGAGAAG GGCTTTTACGTAGTCTACAGGAATCTCTTTGAGTCCATCGTTaaggaggagatggagcagGGCAAGGTGGACGATGAcgaagatgaggaggagtttCCTCCCTTTGGAGACTCTCAGAGTGACTATGATAGC GTGACGCACGTGTTTTACGGCTACTGGCAGAGCTTCTGCACTCGTAAAAACTTCGCCTGGAAGGAGGAGTACGACACAAGGCAGGCCTCCAACCGCTGGGTGAAAAGGGCCATGGAGAAGGACAACAAGAAGACCAGAGAGAAGGCGCGAAAGGAGCGCAACGAGCTCGTGCGACAACTCGTCGCTTTCGTCCGCAAGCGCGACCGCCGCGTGCTGGCCCACAGGAAGCTGGTGGAAGAGCAGAACGCCGAGAAGATCAAGAAGGTGGAGGAGCTGAGGCGGAAGCAGAAGCTCAGCCAGGCCAA ACTGGCAGAGGAGTACAAGGAGCAGAGCTGGGCGGCTATGTCTGAACTGgagaaggagctgcagcagataGAGGCTCAGTATGGAGAGGAGTTTGGAGATGCATCAGAGAGTGAGGAAGAAGAGAACAGCgaagagggaggag ATGCAGACCAGCCCGATGGAGACAAACTGACAattgatgattattatgatgatctGTACTGCCCAGCCTGTGACAAATCCTTCAAATCAGATAAAGC tatgaaaaatcatgaaaaatcCAAAAAGCATCGGGAGATGGTGGCGTTGCTACGGCAACAGCTGAAGGAAGAAGACGATTCCCTTGGTCTGAACGGAAAGGAGGGAAGAGCAGAGGAAAATGGacaggaagacgaggaggaggaagatgaggaggaagacaaGCCTAGACAAAA GCTGTCCAAGAagcaaaagaggaaaaagaaacagCAGAAAGTAGTACAG CAGAGTGctccagtggtggaggaagtggaggaggtagaggagaaaCCAATAGCGACCACCTGCGAGGAAGATGCCCCCGAGAAGTCAGAGGACACTACAGAGCCTGAGAAGCAGGACGATCCACCTCCCACAGAAGTCAAGAG CTCTGGGAAgacaaaaggaaagaaaggaggaggaaaagacaAACCGAAGAGTGTCAAGTCAAACACGGCAGAAGAACAGATTCCTGAG AAGGAAGTAAACCTCCGCTGTGTGACCTGCGACACAGAGTTCTCCACAAGAAACAAGTTGTTCGACCATCTGAAGAGCAGCGGTCACTCCATCGCTCTCTCCGCAAGTGCTCCTCACTGCTCCGTGAACAAGagcaaaaaagagaagaagaagaacagatAG
- the dnajc21 gene encoding dnaJ homolog subfamily C member 21 isoform X1 gives MKCHYEILGVKRDAGDDDLKKAYRKLALKWHPDKNLDNSDDAAEQFKLIQAAYDVLSDPQERAWYDNHRDALMKGGVSGDYEDDSIDLLQYFTVTCYSGFGDDEKGFYVVYRNLFESIVKEEMEQGKVDDDEDEEEFPPFGDSQSDYDSVTHVFYGYWQSFCTRKNFAWKEEYDTRQASNRWVKRAMEKDNKKTREKARKERNELVRQLVAFVRKRDRRVLAHRKLVEEQNAEKIKKVEELRRKQKLSQAKLAEEYKEQSWAAMSELEKELQQIEAQYGEEFGDASESEEEENSEEGGDADQPDGDKLTIDDYYDDLYCPACDKSFKSDKAMKNHEKSKKHREMVALLRQQLKEEDDSLGLNGKEGRAEENGQEDEEEEDEEEDKPRQKLSKKQKRKKKQQKVVQQSAPVVEEVEEVEEKPIATTCEEDAPEKSEDTTEPEKQDDPPPTEVKSSSGKTKGKKGGGKDKPKSVKSNTAEEQIPEKEVNLRCVTCDTEFSTRNKLFDHLKSSGHSIALSASAPHCSVNKSKKEKKKNR, from the exons ATGAAGTGTCACTACGAGATATTGGGTGTGAAACGAGACGCAGGAGACGATGATCTGAAGAAAGCTTATCGAAAATTAGCTTTGAAGTGGCATCCAG ATAAAAACTTGGACAATTCTGATGATGCGGCGGAGCAGTTCAAGCTGATTCAGGCAGCTTATGATGTCCTGAGTGATCCGCAGGAGAGAGCTTG GTATGACAATCACAGGGATGCTCTGATGAAAGGAGGAGTCAGTGGAGATTATGAAGATGACAGCATTGACCTTCTGCAGTACTTCACGGTCACCTGCTACTCCGGCTTTGGAGATGACGAGAAG GGCTTTTACGTAGTCTACAGGAATCTCTTTGAGTCCATCGTTaaggaggagatggagcagGGCAAGGTGGACGATGAcgaagatgaggaggagtttCCTCCCTTTGGAGACTCTCAGAGTGACTATGATAGC GTGACGCACGTGTTTTACGGCTACTGGCAGAGCTTCTGCACTCGTAAAAACTTCGCCTGGAAGGAGGAGTACGACACAAGGCAGGCCTCCAACCGCTGGGTGAAAAGGGCCATGGAGAAGGACAACAAGAAGACCAGAGAGAAGGCGCGAAAGGAGCGCAACGAGCTCGTGCGACAACTCGTCGCTTTCGTCCGCAAGCGCGACCGCCGCGTGCTGGCCCACAGGAAGCTGGTGGAAGAGCAGAACGCCGAGAAGATCAAGAAGGTGGAGGAGCTGAGGCGGAAGCAGAAGCTCAGCCAGGCCAA ACTGGCAGAGGAGTACAAGGAGCAGAGCTGGGCGGCTATGTCTGAACTGgagaaggagctgcagcagataGAGGCTCAGTATGGAGAGGAGTTTGGAGATGCATCAGAGAGTGAGGAAGAAGAGAACAGCgaagagggaggag ATGCAGACCAGCCCGATGGAGACAAACTGACAattgatgattattatgatgatctGTACTGCCCAGCCTGTGACAAATCCTTCAAATCAGATAAAGC tatgaaaaatcatgaaaaatcCAAAAAGCATCGGGAGATGGTGGCGTTGCTACGGCAACAGCTGAAGGAAGAAGACGATTCCCTTGGTCTGAACGGAAAGGAGGGAAGAGCAGAGGAAAATGGacaggaagacgaggaggaggaagatgaggaggaagacaaGCCTAGACAAAA GCTGTCCAAGAagcaaaagaggaaaaagaaacagCAGAAAGTAGTACAG CAGAGTGctccagtggtggaggaagtggaggaggtagaggagaaaCCAATAGCGACCACCTGCGAGGAAGATGCCCCCGAGAAGTCAGAGGACACTACAGAGCCTGAGAAGCAGGACGATCCACCTCCCACAGAAGTCAAGAG CAGCTCTGGGAAgacaaaaggaaagaaaggaggaggaaaagacaAACCGAAGAGTGTCAAGTCAAACACGGCAGAAGAACAGATTCCTGAG AAGGAAGTAAACCTCCGCTGTGTGACCTGCGACACAGAGTTCTCCACAAGAAACAAGTTGTTCGACCATCTGAAGAGCAGCGGTCACTCCATCGCTCTCTCCGCAAGTGCTCCTCACTGCTCCGTGAACAAGagcaaaaaagagaagaagaagaacagatAG